The Desulfobaccales bacterium genome has a segment encoding these proteins:
- a CDS encoding RNA polymerase sigma factor produces the protein MDTAPQDLDYALLRRVAKGEEAALAELFRRHQGRLFQVAYRLLKDYQEAEDALQEVMLKVYQHAASFEPRAPVAAWLARITANHCLNRLRGRVPLASLDEEGPPLTQDPGPDPLQALEEADLSRRLEELLDVLPENQRRALVLKQFGGLSYAEIGEVLGVSPQAVDGLIKRARQSLRKALADYL, from the coding sequence ATGGACACAGCTCCTCAGGACCTGGATTATGCCCTCCTTAGGCGGGTGGCCAAGGGGGAAGAGGCGGCGCTGGCCGAGCTCTTCCGGCGCCATCAGGGGCGGCTTTTCCAGGTGGCCTACCGGCTGCTGAAGGATTACCAGGAGGCGGAGGACGCCCTGCAGGAGGTGATGCTCAAGGTCTATCAGCATGCCGCCTCCTTTGAGCCCCGGGCCCCGGTGGCGGCCTGGCTGGCCCGCATCACCGCCAACCACTGCTTAAACCGCCTGCGGGGGCGGGTGCCGCTGGCGTCCCTGGATGAGGAGGGCCCACCCCTGACCCAGGATCCCGGCCCTGATCCTTTGCAGGCCCTGGAGGAGGCGGATCTCTCCCGGCGCCTGGAGGAGCTGCTGGACGTCCTGCCGGAAAACCAGCGCCGGGCCTTGGTTTTGAAGCAGTTCGGCGGCCTCTCCTACGCGGAGATCGGCGAAGTCCTGGGAGTGAGCCCCCAGGCGGTGGACGGCCTCATCAAACGGGCCCGGCAGAGCTTAAGAAAGGCATTGGCGGATTACCTGTGA
- a CDS encoding ABC transporter permease gives MAIPLSYSYRNLLARRLTSFLTAAGMALVVFVFAAALMLTEGLRRTLVATGSRDNAVILRAGSETEVQSVIDRSQAAIILASPEIAHAADGRLGAAEAIVLINLPKRLTGRPANIMIRGAELPASLAVRREVRLKEGRWFRPGSNELVVGQQVAERFQNAALGGVLRFAMRDWQVVGVFDAGNTGFASEIWGDREQLLQAFRRTAFSSVIVRLRQSGDFEALKARLEADPRLPVQVRREVEFYEAQSRRLADFIRLLGLVLTGIFGLGAVLGAMVTMYAQVGTRVSEIGTLRALGFLRRDILLAFLVESALLGLAGWLLGLLPASLLNFYTLSTVNWASFAELTFRFSLTGAIVLKSLAFGVGMGLLGGLLPAIKAARLPLIEALRAQ, from the coding sequence ATGGCCATTCCCTTGTCCTACAGCTACCGCAATCTCTTGGCCCGGCGGCTCACCAGCTTCCTCACCGCCGCGGGGATGGCCCTGGTGGTCTTTGTCTTTGCCGCCGCCCTGATGCTCACCGAGGGCCTCAGGCGCACCCTGGTGGCCACCGGCTCCCGGGACAATGCCGTCATCCTGCGGGCCGGAAGCGAAACCGAGGTGCAAAGCGTCATCGACCGCTCCCAGGCGGCCATCATTCTGGCGAGCCCGGAGATCGCCCACGCCGCCGACGGTCGGTTGGGGGCGGCGGAGGCCATCGTCCTCATCAATCTGCCCAAGCGCCTCACGGGCCGACCGGCCAATATCATGATCCGGGGGGCCGAGCTCCCGGCGTCCCTGGCGGTGCGCCGGGAGGTGCGACTGAAGGAGGGGCGTTGGTTCCGGCCGGGCAGCAACGAGCTGGTGGTGGGCCAGCAGGTGGCGGAACGCTTCCAGAACGCCGCCCTGGGAGGCGTCCTGCGCTTCGCCATGCGGGACTGGCAGGTGGTGGGGGTGTTTGATGCCGGCAACACCGGCTTTGCCTCGGAGATCTGGGGGGATCGGGAGCAGCTCCTGCAAGCCTTCCGGCGCACCGCCTTCTCCAGCGTCATCGTGCGCCTGCGCCAGTCCGGAGATTTTGAAGCTCTCAAAGCCCGGCTGGAGGCCGACCCCCGCCTGCCGGTACAGGTCCGGCGGGAGGTGGAGTTCTATGAAGCCCAGTCCCGGCGGCTGGCGGACTTCATCCGGCTCCTGGGTCTGGTGCTCACCGGCATCTTCGGGCTGGGCGCGGTCCTGGGGGCCATGGTCACCATGTATGCCCAGGTGGGCACCCGGGTGAGCGAAATCGGCACGCTCCGGGCCTTGGGCTTTCTGCGCCGGGACATCCTCCTGGCCTTCCTGGTGGAGTCCGCCCTCCTGGGCCTGGCGGGCTGGCTGTTGGGCCTTCTGCCAGCCAGCCTGCTTAACTTTTATACCTTGTCCACGGTCAACTGGGCCAGCTTCGCGGAACTCACCTTCCGTTTCAGCCTCACCGGCGCCATCGTGCTCAAGAGCCTGGCCTTTGGGGTGGGGATGGGGCTTTTGGGGGGACTCTTGCCCGCCATCAAGGCCGCCCGCCTGCCCCTCATCGAGGCCCTGCGGGCGCAATAA
- a CDS encoding DUF4412 domain-containing protein, giving the protein MNKWRALPAILVLAALPGQLDPGIVRAAEFSAHMVLKDGSATTRGQIFIKGDKMRHEFLDAEGHTVTIVRRDKKVLWVLLPQERTYTEIPLRLSTRLPGQFLHIPTEALNRRKVGQETVAGLETEKYEVLLPGGERGALKQFYWISPKLGWPVKMTCPEKQIAVEYLNIREEPPPDRLFELPPGYRRQGAP; this is encoded by the coding sequence ATGAATAAATGGCGCGCCTTACCTGCGATTCTCGTGCTGGCGGCCCTGCCGGGGCAGTTGGACCCCGGCATCGTGCGGGCGGCGGAATTCTCCGCCCATATGGTCCTGAAAGACGGCTCCGCCACCACCCGGGGGCAGATCTTCATCAAAGGCGACAAGATGCGCCACGAGTTTTTGGACGCCGAAGGCCATACTGTCACCATCGTGCGCCGGGACAAGAAGGTCTTGTGGGTCCTTCTCCCTCAGGAGCGCACCTACACGGAGATTCCCCTGCGCCTCAGCACCCGCCTGCCTGGGCAATTCCTGCATATCCCCACAGAGGCCCTGAACCGGCGCAAAGTGGGCCAGGAGACCGTGGCGGGCCTGGAGACGGAGAAATACGAGGTGCTCCTCCCGGGAGGCGAGCGGGGGGCCCTGAAGCAATTCTACTGGATTTCCCCCAAGTTGGGCTGGCCCGTGAAGATGACCTGCCCGGAAAAGCAGATTGCCGTGGAATATCTGAACATCCGGGAGGAGCCGCCGCCGGACCGCCTCTTTGAGCTTCCCCCGGGCTACCGGCGCCAGGGGGCGCCATGA
- a CDS encoding FmdE family protein, whose translation MHEFGEARKAIEAMIRSDNLQGLLHHAQALHGHLCPMVTLGVKAGHYAMKYLEDPNTGMEEIVAVVECNNCFTDGIQAVTGCTFGNNALIFKDLGKTAVTVIRRRDGRAVRLVVRADYREHLFEKYPAAGPLFEKVVAQRQATPEEEHRFQHVWEAMARRELTAPLDSQLRITPLTLAAPAYARIFQTVICHRCGEGVMASRVVEVEGRPTCLACAGRPVPMLTGQGIMLGEEQ comes from the coding sequence ATGCATGAATTCGGCGAAGCCCGCAAGGCCATCGAGGCCATGATCCGAAGCGACAATCTCCAGGGCCTGCTCCATCACGCCCAGGCCCTGCACGGCCATCTGTGCCCCATGGTCACCCTGGGAGTCAAAGCCGGCCACTATGCCATGAAGTACCTGGAGGACCCCAACACCGGCATGGAGGAGATCGTGGCGGTGGTGGAGTGCAACAACTGCTTCACCGACGGCATCCAGGCGGTGACCGGCTGCACCTTCGGCAACAACGCCCTGATTTTCAAGGATCTGGGCAAAACCGCAGTGACCGTCATCCGCCGCCGGGACGGCCGGGCGGTGCGTCTGGTGGTCAGGGCCGATTACCGGGAACATCTCTTTGAGAAATACCCAGCCGCCGGTCCGTTGTTTGAGAAAGTGGTGGCCCAGCGCCAGGCCACCCCGGAAGAGGAGCACCGTTTCCAGCACGTCTGGGAGGCCATGGCCCGGCGGGAGCTCACCGCACCGTTGGACAGCCAGCTCCGGATCACGCCGTTGACCCTGGCGGCTCCGGCTTATGCCCGAATCTTTCAGACCGTGATCTGCCACCGCTGCGGGGAAGGGGTCATGGCCTCCCGGGTGGTGGAGGTGGAGGGCCGGCCCACCTGCCTGGCCTGCGCCGGCCGGCCGGTGCCCATGCTCACCGGCCAGGGGATCATGCTGGGGGAGGAGCAGTAA
- a CDS encoding 3'-5' exonuclease, with protein MEVELHPGSVFVALDFETADHGWDSACALALVRVEGGEVTARRFCLIRPPRRHFRFSYLHGITWEDVAGQPHFGELWPELAPLLQGAHFLAAHNASFDRGVLTACCRLYGLRPPALPFLCTVQLARRTWKLYPTRLPHVCQFLGIPLNHHDAASDAEACARIVIAALKARR; from the coding sequence ATGGAAGTGGAACTGCACCCGGGGTCAGTCTTTGTGGCCCTGGATTTTGAGACCGCGGACCACGGCTGGGACAGCGCCTGCGCTCTGGCCCTGGTGCGGGTGGAAGGGGGGGAGGTGACCGCCCGGCGTTTCTGCCTCATCCGGCCGCCCCGGCGTCACTTCCGTTTTTCCTACCTGCACGGCATCACCTGGGAGGATGTGGCCGGCCAACCCCATTTCGGCGAGCTCTGGCCCGAGCTGGCACCCCTCCTTCAGGGGGCGCATTTCCTGGCGGCCCACAACGCCAGCTTCGACCGGGGGGTATTGACGGCCTGCTGCCGCCTGTATGGCTTAAGACCGCCGGCTTTGCCTTTCCTGTGCACCGTGCAACTGGCCCGCCGCACCTGGAAGCTCTACCCCACCCGACTTCCCCATGTCTGCCAATTTCTCGGCATCCCCCTGAATCATCACGACGCCGCCTCCGACGCCGAGGCCTGCGCCCGCATCGTCATTGCCGCCCTGAAGGCCCGGCGCTGA